A window of the Phycicoccus sp. M110.8 genome harbors these coding sequences:
- a CDS encoding DUF2199 domain-containing protein, with protein sequence MTDDGSIWQCSMCGEHHHGLATVFGPPAPEPWVEATRRQRRRGEINDDLCAFEDDAGHERYFLRGHLEIKAPDLEEGQFIWSVWVELDVHGWEMTSRHWDDPDRDQLLPLPGILATDLPYTKATRGLGVRVFTRPPGVVPFVKLDRSQDHPLVDEQREGISAHRVAELNNELLGSR encoded by the coding sequence GTGACTGACGACGGCTCCATCTGGCAGTGCTCGATGTGTGGCGAGCATCATCACGGCCTCGCCACCGTCTTTGGGCCACCCGCACCGGAGCCTTGGGTCGAGGCCACCCGTCGTCAACGGCGCCGAGGTGAGATCAACGACGACCTGTGCGCCTTTGAAGACGACGCCGGTCACGAGCGCTACTTCCTGCGCGGCCATCTTGAGATCAAGGCGCCCGACCTTGAGGAGGGCCAGTTCATCTGGTCCGTCTGGGTGGAACTCGACGTCCACGGGTGGGAAATGACCAGTCGACATTGGGACGACCCCGACCGCGACCAGCTGCTGCCCCTTCCGGGCATCCTCGCGACCGACCTGCCCTACACGAAGGCCACTCGAGGACTGGGAGTCCGCGTCTTCACCAGGCCTCCCGGGGTCGTTCCCTTCGTCAAGCTGGACCGGTCCCAGGACCATCCCCTCGTCGACGAGCAGCGGGAGGGCATCAGCGCGCATCGCGTTGCAGAGCTGAACAACGAACTCCTCGGCAGCCGCTAA
- a CDS encoding SRPBCC family protein has protein sequence MARASHTVVINRPIEDVFAFFTTHSNDKSWRSHVKEISDIGPPGLGAHIHQVVKGPGGRGIPADVEVTDYEPPTRYAFVAVAGPVRPAGEFRFRSLEGGTEVTLTLRAELGGLKRLVMSRSVQKAMDSEVAGLEKAKRQLEAP, from the coding sequence ATGGCCAGAGCCAGCCACACCGTCGTCATCAACCGGCCGATCGAGGACGTGTTCGCGTTCTTCACGACCCACTCCAACGACAAGTCGTGGCGCTCCCACGTCAAGGAGATTTCCGACATCGGACCACCCGGACTTGGGGCGCACATCCACCAGGTGGTCAAGGGCCCCGGTGGCCGCGGCATACCCGCGGACGTGGAGGTGACTGACTACGAACCACCGACGAGGTATGCCTTCGTGGCGGTCGCCGGACCCGTGCGGCCGGCCGGTGAGTTCCGGTTCCGCTCCCTCGAGGGCGGCACAGAGGTGACGCTCACGTTGCGCGCCGAGCTCGGCGGCCTGAAGCGCCTGGTCATGTCACGCTCGGTCCAGAAGGCCATGGACAGCGAAGTGGCCGGGCTCGAGAAGGCGAAGCGGCAGCTGGAAGCCCCATGA
- a CDS encoding SGNH/GDSL hydrolase family protein has protein sequence MRRVVISLLAAIALVVGVGPTANAAAPPVPHSMAAIGDSISQAVDVCCWYGNHPANAWSTGYSSYDGVTSHYERLRALNGAISGYEYNDSVSGARMSDAPRQATSAVSQGAQYVTILMGANDVCTSSPSTMTPVDTFRQEYEQALGILNSGLPARAHIFVASIPDIYHLRQIYYTDSTAELVWAAAGICQSMLSPFLTESQRLAVRQRNIDFNTVLAQECAKYTRCKFDGNAVFSYQFSRSQVSKLDYFHPSLSGQSALASITWATSWWG, from the coding sequence ATGCGCCGTGTAGTGATCTCCCTCCTCGCCGCCATCGCCCTCGTCGTCGGCGTGGGCCCGACCGCGAATGCAGCCGCTCCTCCGGTGCCACACAGCATGGCGGCCATCGGCGACTCGATCAGCCAGGCGGTCGACGTCTGCTGCTGGTACGGGAACCACCCGGCGAACGCTTGGAGCACGGGCTACTCGAGCTACGACGGCGTCACCAGCCACTACGAGCGCCTCCGGGCGTTGAACGGCGCCATCAGCGGCTACGAGTACAACGACTCGGTGTCGGGCGCCCGCATGAGCGACGCCCCGCGCCAGGCGACGTCGGCCGTCTCCCAGGGCGCGCAGTACGTCACGATCCTCATGGGGGCCAACGACGTCTGCACGTCCTCCCCGTCGACGATGACGCCGGTGGACACCTTCCGTCAGGAGTACGAGCAGGCGCTGGGCATCCTCAACTCCGGCCTGCCTGCGAGGGCCCACATCTTCGTGGCGAGCATCCCCGACATCTACCACCTGCGGCAGATCTACTACACGGACAGCACCGCCGAGCTGGTCTGGGCTGCTGCGGGCATATGCCAGTCGATGCTCTCCCCGTTCCTGACGGAGTCGCAGCGCCTCGCGGTGCGACAGCGCAACATCGACTTCAACACCGTGCTCGCCCAGGAGTGTGCGAAGTACACGCGCTGCAAGTTCGACGGCAACGCGGTCTTCTCCTACCAGTTCAGCCGAAGCCAGGTGAGCAAGCTCGACTACTTCCACCCGAGCCTGTCCGGACAGTCCGCGCTCGCCAGCATCACCTGGGCGACGAGCTGGTGGGGCTGA